One region of Emys orbicularis isolate rEmyOrb1 chromosome 4, rEmyOrb1.hap1, whole genome shotgun sequence genomic DNA includes:
- the SLIRP gene encoding SRA stem-loop-interacting RNA-binding protein, mitochondrial, with amino-acid sequence MAATRVASRRVFELYVSRIHWTVATKELKDYFAQFGTVRKCLLPVDKETGFHKGFCWVGYSSEEGLRNALQKESHILEGVKLQVQEHKHRSFRSQYANEGIADMS; translated from the exons ATGGCAGCGACGCGCGTCGCCTCCCGGCGAGTGTTCGAACTCTACGTGTCCCGGATCCACTGGACTGTGGCCACCA AGGAACTTAAAGACTATTTTGCTCAGTTTGGGACTGTAAGAAAATGCTTGTTGCCAGTT GATAAAGAAACAGGATTTCATAAAGGCTTTTGCTGGGTTGGATACTCTTCAGAAGAAGGCCTTCGCAATGCATTACAGAAGGAATCCCACATCCTAGAAGGTGTCAAG CTCCAGGTTCAAGAGCACAAACACAGAAGTTTTCGAAGCCAATATGCAAACGAAGGAATAGCTGACATGagttag